A single genomic interval of Microbacterium hydrocarbonoxydans harbors:
- the pepN gene encoding aminopeptidase N, which translates to MPGENLTRIEAQERRDVIDTQSYEVSLDLTKGAEVFGSRSVVRFTATPESFTFIDLIAREVREISLNGEQLDPEQVFADSRIALSGLQAENVLVVDADCLYTNTGEGLHRFVDPVDGEVYLYSQFEVPDSRRVFAVFEQPDLKATFQFTVTAPASWKVVSNSPTPEPIVHDDDTVATWGFEPTPRISSYITALVAGPYESTFSELTSASGRVIPLGVYGRKSLWQHLDADYIFDKTREGFAYFESKFGVPYPFAKYDQLFVPEFNAGAMENAGAVTFTETYVFRSKVTDAVKERRVVTILHELAHMWFGDLVTMKWWNDLWLNESFAEWASTIATAEATEWTEAWTTFNAMEKTWAYRQDQLPSTHPIVAEINDLEDVQVNFDGITYAKGGSVLKQLAAWVGIEEFFAGVSQYFQKHSWGNTELSDLLTELEATSGRDLSTWSKKWLETAGVNTLEPVIAEDADGTISRFAVTQTAPADYPTIRPHRLGIGFYNLQDGALVRTHYEEVDVDGDRTEVPELHGHKRPDLVLLNDEDLAYAKIRLDERSLATAIAHLADISDPLARSLVWGAAWDQTRDAETAASDYIDLVLGNIGRETESTTVRTTLAQLRTAATLYVTPEARLAARQKVADGLWNLAESAESGSDSQLQFVTAFANALVTPEHAGIIGRLRSGEETLPGLEIDADLNWQLLVGLATIGATDAGSIDAALAADNTSKGSEFAAQARAALPDSASKKAAWASLIERDDAPNTIVRSAALGFVHPAGAEALREFVPAYFDMLLPIWESRTYQIAQYLIVGLFPTAIADVELRDATRAWLSANQDAAPALRRLVLENLADVERSLAAQSRDAED; encoded by the coding sequence GTGCCTGGAGAGAACCTCACCCGCATCGAAGCGCAGGAGCGCCGTGACGTCATCGACACCCAGTCGTACGAGGTCTCGCTCGACCTGACGAAGGGTGCCGAGGTCTTCGGCTCCCGCAGCGTCGTGCGCTTCACCGCGACGCCGGAGAGCTTCACCTTCATCGACCTGATCGCTCGCGAGGTCCGTGAGATCTCGCTGAACGGCGAGCAGCTCGACCCCGAGCAGGTCTTCGCCGACTCGCGCATCGCGCTGTCCGGCCTGCAGGCCGAGAACGTCCTCGTGGTCGATGCCGACTGCCTCTACACGAACACGGGCGAGGGACTGCACCGCTTCGTCGACCCGGTCGACGGCGAGGTCTACCTCTACTCGCAGTTCGAGGTGCCGGACTCGCGCCGCGTCTTCGCCGTGTTCGAGCAGCCCGACCTCAAGGCGACGTTCCAGTTCACCGTGACCGCGCCGGCGTCGTGGAAGGTCGTCTCCAACTCCCCCACGCCCGAGCCCATCGTGCACGACGACGACACCGTCGCCACCTGGGGCTTCGAGCCGACCCCGCGCATCTCGTCGTACATCACGGCGCTCGTCGCCGGTCCGTACGAGTCGACCTTCTCCGAGCTGACCAGCGCCTCCGGCAGGGTGATCCCACTCGGGGTGTACGGCCGCAAGAGCCTGTGGCAGCACCTCGACGCCGACTACATCTTCGACAAGACGCGCGAGGGCTTCGCGTACTTCGAGTCGAAGTTCGGCGTGCCGTACCCGTTCGCGAAGTACGACCAGCTCTTCGTCCCCGAATTCAACGCAGGAGCGATGGAGAACGCCGGGGCCGTCACGTTCACCGAGACGTACGTCTTCCGCAGCAAGGTGACCGACGCCGTCAAGGAGCGTCGCGTCGTGACTATCCTGCACGAGCTCGCGCACATGTGGTTCGGCGACCTCGTCACCATGAAGTGGTGGAACGACCTGTGGCTGAACGAGTCGTTCGCCGAATGGGCGTCGACCATCGCGACCGCCGAGGCGACTGAGTGGACCGAGGCGTGGACCACGTTCAACGCCATGGAGAAGACCTGGGCGTATCGTCAGGACCAGCTGCCCTCGACCCACCCCATCGTCGCCGAGATCAACGACCTCGAAGACGTGCAGGTGAACTTCGACGGCATCACCTACGCGAAGGGCGGCTCGGTCCTCAAGCAGCTCGCCGCCTGGGTGGGCATCGAAGAGTTCTTCGCCGGCGTCTCGCAGTACTTCCAGAAGCACTCGTGGGGTAACACCGAGCTCAGCGACCTGCTCACCGAGCTCGAAGCCACCAGCGGCCGTGATCTCAGCACCTGGTCGAAGAAGTGGCTCGAGACCGCGGGCGTGAACACGCTCGAGCCGGTCATCGCCGAGGACGCCGACGGCACGATCTCGCGCTTCGCGGTGACGCAGACCGCGCCAGCCGACTACCCGACGATCCGCCCGCACCGCCTGGGCATCGGCTTCTACAACCTGCAGGACGGCGCCCTCGTGCGCACGCACTACGAGGAGGTCGACGTCGACGGCGACCGGACGGAGGTCCCCGAGCTGCACGGCCACAAGCGCCCCGACCTGGTGCTGCTCAACGACGAAGACCTCGCCTACGCGAAGATCCGTCTCGACGAGCGCTCGCTGGCGACCGCGATCGCTCATCTGGCCGACATCAGCGACCCGCTGGCGCGGTCGCTCGTCTGGGGTGCAGCCTGGGATCAGACCCGCGACGCCGAGACCGCCGCGTCCGACTACATCGACCTCGTGCTCGGCAACATCGGCCGCGAGACCGAGTCGACGACGGTGCGCACCACCCTGGCGCAGCTGCGCACGGCCGCGACCCTCTACGTCACGCCCGAGGCGCGCCTCGCCGCTCGACAGAAGGTCGCCGACGGCCTGTGGAACCTCGCGGAGTCCGCAGAATCGGGCAGCGACAGCCAGCTCCAGTTCGTGACCGCCTTCGCGAACGCGCTGGTCACCCCCGAGCACGCCGGAATCATCGGGCGACTGCGCTCCGGCGAGGAGACGCTTCCCGGGCTCGAGATCGACGCCGATCTGAACTGGCAGCTGCTCGTCGGACTCGCCACGATCGGGGCGACGGATGCCGGCTCGATCGACGCGGCCCTCGCCGCCGACAACACGTCGAAGGGCAGCGAGTTCGCTGCCCAGGCTCGCGCGGCCCTTCCCGACTCCGCGTCGAAGAAGGCGGCCTGGGCGTCTCTCATCGAGCGCGACGACGCACCCAACACGATCGTGCGCTCGGCGGCCCTCGGATTCGTGCATCCGGCCGGTGCCGAGGCGCTGCGCGAGTTCGTACCCGCGTACTTCGACATGCTGCTGCCGATCTGGGAGTCTCGCACCTACCAGATCGCCCAGTACCTGATCGTCGGGCTGTTCCCGACCGCGATCGCCGACGTCGAGCTCCGCGACGCGACGCGAGCGTGGTTGTCGGCCAACCAGGATGCGGCTCCCGCCCTGCGTCGACTAGTGCTCGAGAACCTGGCGGACGTCGAGCGGTCGCTCGCGGCCCAGTCCCGCGACGCGGAGGACTGA
- a CDS encoding mechanosensitive ion channel family protein, producing the protein MIVPFDTTPPPVVTELPKWWADILGVLTVVGGKAIQVAIIIASCVLIALVLRVVIRRVVHRIVDTAKSKAAVDDTQALERSPLADMRLVQRTRTLGTILQNIVNVMLVVIAAVLVVNALDNSLIGSLTLLTAAVGAGLGFGAQNIVKDVLNGMFIVAEDQIGIGDVVDLGLATGVVEYVSVRITQVRDVNGTLWYVRNGEVTRIGNMSQGWARAIIDLGVPVDADLDKVEQIMLETAQGLAKDPKWRTRIIEKPELWGLESVGGDALVVRLVIKARANAKDDVAQELRKRLRAAMIENEISVPSMTTVIPTGLDGARRVRGANPPKTRPNAVTGVPVIPDRGIWRRKKTNDDGGPQK; encoded by the coding sequence ATGATCGTGCCATTCGATACCACTCCTCCCCCTGTCGTGACCGAACTGCCCAAATGGTGGGCTGACATCCTCGGCGTGCTCACCGTCGTCGGGGGCAAGGCGATCCAGGTCGCCATCATCATCGCGTCCTGCGTGCTCATCGCGCTGGTCCTGCGCGTGGTGATCCGCCGCGTCGTGCACCGCATCGTCGATACGGCCAAGAGCAAGGCCGCGGTCGACGACACGCAGGCTCTGGAACGCTCTCCCCTTGCCGACATGCGCCTCGTCCAGCGGACGCGCACCCTCGGCACGATCCTGCAGAACATCGTCAACGTGATGCTCGTGGTGATCGCCGCCGTCCTCGTGGTGAATGCCCTCGACAACAGTCTGATCGGCTCTCTCACCCTCCTCACGGCGGCTGTCGGTGCCGGCCTCGGCTTCGGAGCGCAGAACATCGTCAAGGACGTCCTGAACGGCATGTTCATCGTCGCCGAAGACCAGATCGGCATCGGCGACGTGGTGGATCTGGGCCTGGCGACCGGCGTCGTGGAGTACGTCAGCGTGCGCATCACCCAGGTCCGAGACGTGAACGGCACGCTCTGGTACGTCCGCAACGGCGAAGTGACCCGGATCGGCAACATGTCGCAGGGCTGGGCGCGCGCCATCATCGACCTCGGCGTTCCGGTCGATGCCGACCTCGACAAGGTCGAGCAGATCATGCTCGAGACGGCCCAGGGCCTCGCCAAGGACCCGAAGTGGCGCACCCGGATCATCGAGAAGCCCGAGCTCTGGGGGCTCGAATCTGTCGGCGGAGACGCGCTCGTCGTCCGGCTCGTCATCAAGGCCCGTGCCAACGCGAAGGACGACGTCGCCCAGGAGCTGCGCAAGCGCCTGCGTGCGGCGATGATCGAGAACGAGATCTCCGTCCCCAGCATGACGACCGTGATCCCCACCGGACTCGACGGCGCCCGACGCGTCCGCGGCGCCAACCCGCCCAAGACGCGACCGAACGCCGTCACCGGCGTGCCGGTGATCCCCGATCGCGGGATCTGGCGCCGCAAGAAGACCAATGACGACGGAGGTCCGCAGAAGTGA
- a CDS encoding globin gives MTFYDEVGGRETFAKIVSVFYREVALDPVLKPMYPEEDLGPAEERLLMFLEQYWGGPTTYGETRGHPRLRMRHMPFHVDPDARDRWLRHMRTAVDEAQLSPLHESTLWDYLERAAYAMVNSFEPSGIGTPSAGRPTLETRSRQESTEST, from the coding sequence GTGACGTTCTACGACGAGGTCGGCGGTCGCGAGACGTTCGCGAAGATCGTGTCGGTCTTCTATCGCGAAGTGGCTCTCGACCCGGTCCTGAAGCCCATGTACCCCGAAGAGGATCTCGGACCGGCCGAGGAGCGTCTGCTGATGTTCCTGGAGCAGTACTGGGGCGGCCCCACGACATACGGTGAGACCCGCGGTCACCCTCGACTCCGGATGCGGCACATGCCCTTCCACGTCGACCCCGACGCGCGCGACAGGTGGCTCCGTCACATGCGAACCGCCGTGGACGAGGCGCAGTTGTCGCCACTGCACGAATCGACGCTCTGGGACTATCTCGAGCGCGCCGCGTATGCCATGGTGAACTCATTCGAGCCGTCCGGCATCGGCACTCCCTCGGCAGGACGCCCGACGCTCGAGACCCGATCACGTCAGGAATCAACGGAGAGCACATGA
- a CDS encoding FAD-binding dehydrogenase, giving the protein MTTTPLSADVLVIGWGLAGLVAASEALEAGRRVILVDQEPRTNLGGQAWWSFGGLFLIDSPEQRRMGIRDSLALATQDWFGTAGFDRPEDHWPRRWAEAYLEFAAGEKRAWLRERGVSFFPVVGWAERGGYGALGPGNSVPRFHITWGTGPGVVAPFVGAVEQGEREGRITILPRHRVTELLTTDGAVTGARGDILESSPADRGVESSRETIGEFDITAGATIVSSGGIGGNHDLVRAAWPERLGTPPAQMLTGVPAYVDGSMHSVAATAGARLINGDRMWHYVEGIKNWDPVWPSHGIRILPGPSSLWLDATGKRLPVPLFPGFDTLGTLAHLRATGHDHSWFVTSRQIVEKEFALSGSEQNPDLTGKDVGLLLKSRLAKGPTGPVQAFLDEGEDFIVETDLESLLEQMQRHPGGEALDIDHVRREVVARDLEMDNEFTKDAQIGMLRSMRGYRGDKLIRTAAPHRLQDPAAGPLIAVKLHVLTRKSLGGITTDLDGRALGSDGEPIPGLYAAGEASGFGGGGVHGYRALEGTFLGGCLFSGRQAGRAAAR; this is encoded by the coding sequence ATGACGACCACGCCCCTGTCTGCAGATGTCCTGGTCATCGGATGGGGACTCGCGGGTCTCGTCGCCGCGAGCGAGGCACTGGAGGCAGGGCGCCGAGTCATCCTGGTGGATCAGGAGCCGCGTACGAATCTCGGCGGACAGGCATGGTGGTCGTTCGGAGGGCTGTTCCTCATCGACTCGCCCGAGCAGCGGCGCATGGGCATCCGTGACTCGCTGGCTCTCGCGACGCAGGACTGGTTCGGGACCGCCGGCTTCGACCGGCCGGAAGATCACTGGCCGCGGCGCTGGGCCGAGGCCTACCTGGAGTTCGCCGCGGGCGAGAAGCGCGCCTGGCTCCGTGAGCGCGGCGTGAGCTTCTTCCCTGTGGTCGGCTGGGCCGAACGCGGCGGCTACGGCGCTCTCGGACCCGGGAACTCGGTCCCGCGATTCCACATCACCTGGGGCACAGGACCCGGAGTGGTCGCGCCGTTCGTCGGCGCCGTGGAGCAGGGAGAACGCGAGGGCCGGATCACGATCCTGCCCCGACACCGGGTGACCGAACTGCTGACGACGGACGGCGCCGTGACGGGAGCCCGTGGCGACATCCTGGAGTCGAGTCCGGCCGACCGAGGCGTCGAATCGTCGCGCGAGACGATCGGCGAGTTCGACATTACCGCGGGCGCGACGATCGTGTCGTCGGGCGGGATCGGCGGCAATCACGATCTCGTGCGCGCCGCCTGGCCCGAGCGCCTGGGTACTCCCCCGGCGCAGATGCTCACGGGTGTGCCGGCCTACGTGGACGGGTCGATGCACAGCGTCGCCGCCACGGCCGGTGCGCGGCTGATCAACGGCGACCGTATGTGGCACTACGTCGAGGGCATCAAGAACTGGGATCCGGTGTGGCCGTCGCACGGCATCCGCATCCTTCCCGGTCCTTCGTCGCTCTGGCTGGACGCGACCGGCAAGAGGCTTCCGGTGCCGCTGTTCCCCGGCTTCGACACGCTGGGGACCCTGGCCCACCTGCGCGCGACCGGACACGACCACTCCTGGTTCGTCACCTCCCGGCAGATCGTGGAGAAGGAGTTCGCGCTGTCGGGCAGCGAGCAGAATCCCGACCTCACAGGCAAGGACGTCGGGCTTCTGCTGAAGTCACGACTCGCCAAGGGACCGACGGGGCCGGTGCAGGCGTTCCTCGACGAGGGCGAGGACTTCATCGTCGAGACGGACCTCGAGTCGCTGCTCGAGCAGATGCAGCGCCACCCCGGCGGCGAAGCGCTGGACATCGATCACGTGCGGCGGGAGGTCGTGGCCAGGGATCTCGAGATGGACAACGAGTTCACCAAGGACGCGCAGATCGGGATGCTCCGCTCGATGCGCGGGTATCGGGGCGACAAGCTGATCCGCACTGCCGCGCCGCATCGGCTGCAGGATCCGGCTGCGGGCCCCCTCATCGCGGTGAAGCTCCACGTGCTGACCCGCAAGTCGCTCGGGGGGATCACCACGGATCTCGATGGCCGCGCCCTGGGCAGTGACGGAGAGCCGATCCCCGGTCTGTACGCCGCCGGCGAGGCCAGCGGCTTCGGCGGGGGCGGCGTGCACGGCTATCGCGCGCTCGAGGGCACCTTCCTCGGGGGCTGCCTGTTCTCCGGACGTCAGGCAGGACGCGCCGCGGCGCGCTGA
- a CDS encoding acyl-CoA thioesterase, translating to MTPDAHAIRTVEQLLDVLDLDSTQARTTEDIFTGSSHPMPSGRIYGGQVLAQSLLAAERTLPEDRAVHSMHGYFLRPGDASQGITIAVDRIHDGRSFSTRRSQAYQNGVPIFSMIASFQDHGPGVEHAAAMPDGVPSPESLLPDEERVEGLPRGVARMLSDRAADVRHVESPLFLPSDDAKVPQQGVWMRLRAPLPDDQRVHRAALAYLSDMTIQESILRAHGLHWSLAGLKVASLDHAMWWHRPARVDEWLLYMQESPNARGGRGLAQGRIFTRDGELVASVAQEIMVRVPTSE from the coding sequence ATGACCCCCGACGCACACGCGATCCGCACCGTGGAGCAGTTGCTCGACGTGCTCGATCTCGATTCGACGCAGGCACGGACCACCGAGGACATCTTCACGGGCTCCTCGCACCCGATGCCCTCCGGCCGGATCTACGGCGGTCAGGTGCTGGCCCAGAGTCTGCTCGCTGCGGAACGGACGCTCCCCGAGGACCGCGCCGTGCATTCGATGCACGGCTACTTCCTCCGGCCCGGCGATGCGAGCCAGGGCATCACGATCGCCGTGGACCGGATCCATGACGGCCGTTCGTTCTCGACGCGCCGATCGCAGGCGTATCAGAACGGCGTTCCGATCTTCTCGATGATCGCCTCCTTCCAGGACCACGGCCCCGGTGTGGAGCACGCGGCGGCGATGCCGGATGGGGTGCCCTCTCCTGAGTCCCTTCTCCCCGACGAGGAGCGAGTCGAGGGGCTCCCGCGCGGAGTCGCGCGGATGCTGAGCGATCGCGCCGCCGACGTGCGGCACGTCGAGTCACCGCTGTTCCTGCCCAGCGACGATGCGAAGGTCCCTCAGCAGGGTGTCTGGATGCGGCTGCGTGCCCCGCTGCCCGATGATCAGCGCGTACACAGGGCGGCTCTCGCGTACCTGAGCGACATGACGATCCAGGAGTCGATCCTGCGGGCTCACGGATTGCACTGGAGCCTCGCCGGCCTGAAGGTCGCGAGCCTCGACCATGCGATGTGGTGGCACCGCCCTGCCCGCGTCGACGAGTGGCTGCTCTACATGCAGGAATCGCCGAACGCGCGCGGTGGTCGGGGCCTCGCGCAGGGCCGGATCTTCACCAGGGACGGCGAGCTCGTGGCATCCGTCGCCCAGGAGATCATGGTGCGGGTTCCGACCTCGGAGTGA
- a CDS encoding acyl-CoA thioesterase: MSDLTPGPRLHIPIHLRWGDLDAFNHVNNTSMLKLLEEARVRAFWRAGPGEQAPSTAVLDSGIDEGVLTLIARQEIEYLAPVPYQRRPLEVQMWFGKLGGSSVEVCYEVHNDPEAEPRTIYARSTAIIVLVDAQTGRPTRLTPEMRDAWKPYVGPSIEYSHR, from the coding sequence ATGTCCGACCTGACACCGGGACCCCGCCTTCACATCCCGATCCACCTCCGCTGGGGCGATCTGGATGCGTTCAACCACGTCAACAACACCTCGATGCTGAAGCTGCTCGAGGAGGCGCGCGTGCGCGCGTTCTGGCGTGCGGGGCCCGGTGAGCAGGCACCGTCCACAGCAGTTCTCGACTCCGGTATCGACGAAGGCGTCCTCACGCTCATCGCCCGCCAGGAGATCGAGTACCTCGCCCCGGTGCCCTACCAGCGTCGGCCGCTCGAGGTGCAGATGTGGTTCGGCAAGCTCGGCGGATCGAGCGTGGAGGTCTGCTACGAAGTGCACAACGACCCCGAGGCCGAGCCGCGCACCATCTACGCCCGCTCCACCGCGATCATCGTGCTCGTCGACGCTCAGACGGGGCGGCCGACGAGGCTCACCCCGGAGATGCGCGACGCGTGGAAGCCGTACGTCGGTCCGTCGATCGAGTACTCGCACCGCTGA
- the ettA gene encoding energy-dependent translational throttle protein EttA, producing the protein MAEYIYSMVRARKAVGEKLILDDVTMAFLPGAKIGMVGPNGAGKSTILKIMAGLDTPSNGEAKLSPGYSVGILMQEPELDETKTVLENVQDGIAIKAKVDRFNEISMLMADPDADFDSLLAEMGTLQEEIDAADGWDLDSQLEQAMDALRTPPGDAAIAPLSGGEKRRVALAKLLLQKPDLLLLDEPTNHLDAESVLWLEQHLQAYKGAVIAITHDRYFLDHVAEWIAEVDRGRLIGYEGNYSTYLEKKGERLEIQGKKDAKLAKRLKEELEWVRSSAKGRQTKSKARLARYEEMATEAERTRKLDFEEIQIPAGPRLGSIVIDAKNLKKGFDGRSLIDGLSFNLPPNGIVGVIGPNGVGKTTLFKTIVGLEPLDGGDLKIGETVKISYVDQSRSNIDPDKTLWEVVSDGLDFITVGKTEIPSRAYVSKFGFKGPDQQKKAGVLSGGERNRLNLALTLKEGGNLLLLDEPTNDLDVETLSSLENALLEFPGCAVVITHDRWFLDRIATHILAYEGTDEKPDQWYWFEGNFEAYEENKIQRLGADAAKPHRSTHRKLTRD; encoded by the coding sequence CTCGATGGTTCGTGCACGTAAGGCGGTGGGCGAGAAGCTCATTCTCGATGACGTCACGATGGCGTTCCTCCCCGGTGCCAAGATCGGCATGGTGGGTCCGAACGGCGCCGGTAAGTCGACGATCCTCAAGATCATGGCGGGCCTGGACACGCCGTCCAACGGCGAGGCCAAGTTGTCTCCCGGGTATTCGGTCGGAATCCTGATGCAGGAGCCGGAGCTCGACGAGACGAAGACGGTGCTGGAGAACGTCCAGGACGGCATCGCGATCAAGGCGAAGGTCGACCGCTTCAACGAGATCTCCATGCTGATGGCAGACCCCGACGCGGACTTCGACTCGCTCCTCGCCGAGATGGGAACGCTTCAGGAGGAGATCGACGCCGCGGACGGCTGGGACCTCGACTCGCAGCTGGAGCAGGCCATGGATGCACTGCGCACCCCGCCGGGTGATGCCGCGATCGCTCCGCTCTCCGGTGGTGAGAAGCGTCGTGTCGCACTCGCCAAGCTGCTGCTCCAGAAGCCCGACCTGCTACTGCTCGACGAGCCGACCAACCACCTTGACGCGGAGAGCGTGCTGTGGCTCGAGCAGCACCTCCAGGCGTACAAGGGTGCAGTCATCGCCATCACCCACGACCGGTACTTCCTCGACCACGTCGCCGAGTGGATCGCCGAGGTCGACCGCGGCCGGCTGATCGGCTACGAGGGCAACTACTCGACCTACCTGGAGAAGAAGGGCGAACGCCTCGAGATTCAGGGCAAGAAGGACGCCAAGCTCGCCAAGCGCCTCAAGGAGGAACTGGAGTGGGTGCGGTCGAGCGCGAAGGGCCGCCAGACCAAGTCGAAGGCGCGTCTCGCCCGCTACGAGGAGATGGCGACCGAGGCGGAGCGGACCCGGAAGCTCGACTTCGAAGAGATCCAGATCCCCGCCGGTCCTCGCCTCGGCAGCATCGTCATCGACGCGAAGAACCTCAAGAAGGGCTTCGACGGCCGTTCGCTGATCGATGGACTCAGCTTCAACCTGCCGCCGAACGGCATCGTCGGCGTGATCGGTCCGAACGGTGTGGGTAAGACCACGTTGTTCAAGACGATCGTGGGTCTCGAGCCGCTCGACGGCGGAGACCTCAAGATCGGTGAGACCGTCAAGATCAGCTACGTCGACCAGTCGCGCTCGAACATCGACCCGGACAAGACGCTCTGGGAGGTCGTGTCGGACGGACTCGACTTCATCACCGTCGGCAAGACCGAGATTCCGTCGCGCGCGTACGTCTCCAAGTTCGGCTTCAAGGGACCGGACCAGCAGAAGAAGGCCGGTGTGCTCTCCGGTGGTGAGCGCAACCGTCTCAACCTCGCGCTCACGCTCAAGGAGGGCGGCAACCTCCTGCTTCTCGATGAGCCCACCAACGACCTCGACGTCGAGACCCTCAGCTCGCTCGAGAACGCCCTGCTCGAGTTCCCGGGTTGCGCTGTGGTCATCACGCACGACCGGTGGTTCCTCGACCGCATCGCGACGCACATCCTCGCCTATGAGGGCACCGACGAGAAGCCCGACCAGTGGTACTGGTTCGAGGGTAACTTCGAGGCGTACGAGGAGAACAAGATCCAGCGCCTCGGCGCGGACGCGGCGAAGCCGCACCGCTCGACGCACCGCAAGCTCACCCGCGACTGA